GGAGTCCCTAATTGGCGCCAAACAACCTCAATCATTTCTCAACCTCAAGTCTATGGAAGAGATAAAGATATGGATAAAATTGTAGATTTTTTGGTTGGTGAAGCTTCTGGTCTTGAGGATTTGTGTGTTTATCCAATTGTTGGTATAGGTGGACTTGGAAAAACAACACTTGCCCAACTTATCTTCAATCACGAGAGGGTGGTCAAACACTTTGAGCCGAGAATTTGGGTTTGTGTTTCAGAAGATTTTAGTTTGAAGAGAATGACTAAAACGATAATCGAAGCGACATCTAAGAAGTCATGTGGTATTTTGGATCTAGAGACACTACAAACAAGACTTCAAGACCTGCTTCAAGGAAAAAGATTTTTGCTTGTATTGGACGATGTATGGGACGTTAAACAAGAGAATTGGCAAAAATTGAGATCTGTTTTGGCTTGTAGAGGAAAGGGTTCTTCAATTTTGGTCACTACTCGTCTTTTGAAGGTAGCAGAAATCATGCGAACAATACCTCCACATGATATATCGAAGCTATCTGACGAAGATTGTTGGGAATTGTTTAAACAAAATGCTTTTGGAACAAATGAGGTAGAACGGGAAGAGCTAGTGGTCATAGGAAAGGAGATACTAAGGAAATGTGGGGGAGTACCTCTTGCAGCAAAAGCACTAGGAAGTCTCTTGCGCTTTAAAAGAGAGGAAAAGGAGTGGCGCTATATCAAGGAAAGCAAAATATGGAATTtacaagatgaagaaaatgtcATGCCTGCATTGAGATTAAGTTTACTTGAATTTGCCAGTTAAACTGAGACAATGTTTTGCCTTCTGTGCATTATTTCCCAAAGATGAAAGAATAAGTAAGCAGTTACTAATTCAGCTTTGGATGGCTAATGACTTTATTTCTTCCAATGAAATGTTGGACGAGGAAGATATCGCGAATGATGTGTGGAATGAAATATATTGGAGATCcttttttcaagattttgaGAGAGATGTATTTGGCGAAATTATAAGTTTCAAGATGCACGATCTTGTTCATGATCTCGCTCAGTCAATTTCAGAAGAGGTGTGTTTCTTTACAAAAATCGATGACATGCCTAGTACATTAGAAAGAATCCGCCATCTCTCATTTGCCGAGAATATTCCTGAAAGTGCAGTTTCAATTTTCATGCGTAACATCAAATCACCGAGGACCTGCTACACAAGTTCATTTGATTTTGCTCAATCCAATATATCCAATTTTCGTTCTTTACATGTGCTCAAGGTGACTTTACCTAAAGTGTCATCTTCAATTGGTCATTTGAAGAGTTTAAGGTATTTGGATCTTTCTCATGGTCAATTtgaaactcttccaaaatccaTATGTAAGTTGTGGaatttacaaattttaaaattagacTATTGTTTTAgcttacaaaaattgcctaataATTTGATACACTTGAAAGCTCTACAACATCTATCCTTAAAAAACTGCCGCGAGCTATCAAGTTTACCTCATCAAATAGGGAAGTTGACTTCCTTGAAGACTTTGAGCATGTATGTAGTTGGAAGGAAAAGAGGGTTCCTTTTGGCAGAATTAGGACAATTAAATCTTAAAGGAGAGCTTTACATCAAACACCTTGAGAGAGTGAAAAGTGTAGAAGAGGCTAAAGAAGCCAACATGTTGAGTAAGCACGTGAATAATTTGTGGTTGGAGTGGTATGAAGAATCCCAATTGCAAGAAAATGTGGAGCAGATTCTTGAAGTGCTTCAACCATATACCCAACAGCTTCAAAGATTGTGTGTGGACGGATATACAGGTTCCTATTTCCCAGAATGGATGTCTAGTCCTTCTTTAATACACTTAGGAAAGTTACGTCTCAAAAATTGCAAAAGCTGTTTGCACCTCCCACAATTGGGAAAACTACCTTCTCTAGAAGTTCTAGAATTGTTCGATCTACCAAAGCTGACAAGGTTATCAAGGGAGGACGGTGAAAATATGTTCCAGCAACTTTTTAATCTTGAAATAAGAAGATGTCCTAATTTGTTGGGCTTGCCTTGCCTTCCATCTCTCAAAGTTATGATTATAGAAGGGAAATGCAACCATGATTTACTAAGTTCAATTCATAAACTTAGTAGTCTTGAATCCCTTGAATTTGAAGGTATTAAAGAGCTAAAATGTTTTCCAGATGGGATTCTAAGAAACCTCACTTCTCTTAAGAAATTGATGATTATCTGTTGCTCAGAAATAGAAGTTTTGGGTGAGACTTTACAACATGTGACTGCCCTTCAATGGTTAACATTGGGGAATCTTCCAAACCTGACAACCTTACCAGACTCTTTAGGAAACCTTTGTTCGCTTCAATCATTAATATTGGGGAATCTTCCAAACCTGATATCCTTATCAGACTCTTTAGGAAACCTTAGTTCGCTGCAAGGACTAGAAATTTATAAATGTCCGAAGTTGATTTGTCTTCCGGCAAGCATTCAAAGCCTTACTGCTCTGAAAAGTTTGGATATTTGTGATTGTCATGAGCTGGAGAAACGGTGTAAAAGGGAAACAGGTGAGGATTGGCCAAAAATATCTCACATTCAATATCTTCGAGGTATGTTTTGGATCTCTCGCCCCTTCTTAATACATTTTGACACTTTGATTTATTATATTGTACACCTATAATTATGGCTCTT
Above is a genomic segment from Medicago truncatula cultivar Jemalong A17 chromosome 5, MtrunA17r5.0-ANR, whole genome shotgun sequence containing:
- the LOC11426454 gene encoding putative disease resistance protein RGA3 isoform X2, which encodes MAEAVLELLLDNFNSLVQKELGLFLGFENDFKSLSSLLTTIKATLEDAEEKQFTDPVHGKAIKDWLLKLKDAAYVLDDILEECATKALELEYKGSKGGLRHKLHSSCLCSLHPKQVAFRYKIAKKMKNIRERLDEIAAERIKFHLTEIVREKRSGVPNWRQTTSIISQPQVYGRDKDMDKIVDFLVGEASGLEDLCVYPIVGIGGLGKTTLAQLIFNHERVVKHFEPRIWVCVSEDFSLKRMTKTIIEATSKKSCGILDLETLQTRLQDLLQGKRFLLVLDDVWDVKQENWQKLRSVLACRGKGSSILVTTRLLKVAEIMRTIPPHDISKLSDEDCWELFKQNAFGTNEVEREELVVIGKEILRKCGGVPLAAKALGSLLRFKREEKEWRYIKESKIWNLQDEENVMPALRLSLLEFAS
- the LOC11426454 gene encoding putative disease resistance protein RGA4 isoform X1; this encodes MANDFISSNEMLDEEDIANDVWNEIYWRSFFQDFERDVFGEIISFKMHDLVHDLAQSISEEVCFFTKIDDMPSTLERIRHLSFAENIPESAVSIFMRNIKSPRTCYTSSFDFAQSNISNFRSLHVLKVTLPKVSSSIGHLKSLRYLDLSHGQFETLPKSICKLWNLQILKLDYCFSLQKLPNNLIHLKALQHLSLKNCRELSSLPHQIGKLTSLKTLSMYVVGRKRGFLLAELGQLNLKGELYIKHLERVKSVEEAKEANMLSKHVNNLWLEWYEESQLQENVEQILEVLQPYTQQLQRLCVDGYTGSYFPEWMSSPSLIHLGKLRLKNCKSCLHLPQLGKLPSLEVLELFDLPKLTRLSREDGENMFQQLFNLEIRRCPNLLGLPCLPSLKVMIIEGKCNHDLLSSIHKLSSLESLEFEGIKELKCFPDGILRNLTSLKKLMIICCSEIEVLGETLQHVTALQWLTLGNLPNLTTLPDSLGNLCSLQSLILGNLPNLISLSDSLGNLSSLQGLEIYKCPKLICLPASIQSLTALKSLDICDCHELEKRCKRETGEDWPKISHIQYLRGSCFTY